The window GTGGCAGCATGGAAGATAGAAGGCCGCAAAAAAGGGCCTCACTACGTTTATTTCACGGTCCGCGCTTACCAGATGCTGCGTGATAATCCCAATGATGCTCAGGCTAAAAAAGCCGCACAAGAGTTGCTTGAGATGGCGCTCGGTCGCCCCACCAGCCACTCCACATTTCTGCCGCAGCGTCCCTTCCAGCCCATCCGTCCCGGCGAGGAAACCGCCTCGGGCCACATGGTTGGCGAGATCAAGCGTGACCAGAAGAAGCTCTACTTTCAGCCCCGCGAGCAACTCAATCCCGGTGATGTAATCCGCGTCGGCTATGAAGACCTGCCCGGCCACCGCACCATATACGTGCGCCGCCGTGTACCCAAGCGTGGCCGCATGGACATCCCCTTCTCCAAGAAACCGGAGAACAACCGGATTCCAACCGGCACCAAAGTATTCCTTGTGGACCGCCGCGACCCTGAGTTGAACAAGCTGATCAAGAACCTTGAGGGCGAACTCGATTTCTTCCCGGCTCCCGAATCAAAGGAATCTACATTCACTCCCAAGTGGCCCAAGACGGCTTCCCGCTCCAGGCTCAAGGCGGAGAACATTACCCTGTTCCGCAACCCGCCGCGCGGCAAGATTTACGGGAAAACCGCTTTCTGGCTGGAACGCCACACCATCGGCAAAGTTGCCCGTGCAAGCGTGAGCCGCTCCCAGTGGTGGCTGCCGCCCGTCATCTGGCCTGATGAGGACAAGCGCTTCCGCTCCCTCATTCGTGAGGCCGTGAAAAAAGGCGCCCGCGAGTTCGTGATCAACGCTCCGTGGCAGGCTGCCTATTTCGAGGACCGCAAGAACGTCACCCTCGTGGCCGGCCCATTCTGCAATGCGACCAACCGTCTCAGCCTCAACGTGCTCAAGAACCTCGGCTGTTCTTCTGCCATCATCACTCCCGAGTTGACCGAGGGTGACATCTTCGAACTGGCGCAGAACCCGCCCATGCCGCTCGGTTTCGTACACAAGGGACTGTGGCCTTTTGGGATCTCACGTTTCCTTGCCGAGTCAGTTCGATACGAAGAAGCCATCAAGAGCCCCATGAAAGAAACGCTCTTTGTGCGCAAATATGGTCAAAACAACTGGATCTACCCTGGCTGGGAGCTGGACCTCTCGGGCGAGTTCAAGAGACTCGAACGAGCTGGCTACAAGCAATTCATCACCATGCATGAAGACTGGCCCAGAGCCGTTCCAAGACCGAAACGAACCAGTACGTTCAACTGGAAACTCCAGCTGCTCTAAGCTTTTGCCAAGGGGCTTCGGCGATACGTCGAAGCCCCTTTTGGCAGACTCTTTGCATTTCCGCCTCAGGACACGTCCAATTCGCCAAAAAACGGACGGTCCGGGGTGGAATATGTATATTGAGATAATGCGCTCCAAGTCCGTAGGGAAAGACGGACAAGGGGTAACAATGCCGACGGCTGCCATCCGGTGGGACGGAAAGACGTCGCTCGGCAACATTGCGCGGGAAATCCGCAAACGCAATCTGCAATCCCTCATCATTGCGGACAACGAGTTCTTTGCGGACCAGGCCATAGCCATAGGAATATGTCAGGAAATGCGGAGACTGAACATTAACGTTCTCTGGGCTGCCACCATGAGAGTTAAGCCAAACCGCGAACTCCTGCGTGAGATGCGGATGGCCGGATGCGTGCGTCTACTATTGTACCTCGCCCCAGATCACGCCGTTGAAACCCTGATGAACGCCCGAGACTTCGGATTCGACATCTGTATCCGCAACGTCGACGGCACACCTTACGCCAGCGACCGCACGTATTACACCGTGGCCGAACGCGAAGCCATCGCCAAGCGACTTCCCGACCTGCACACTGCCCACTTTGACCTGGCTGTGGCCTACTTCAAAACAGGCCGCTACAACGAAGTCATGCACCCGCTGGGCAAGGCAATGACCTTGCGGTTCCCCATCAACGAGCTCTGTCTCAATCTGTTGGCCTGTCTCAGCGCGGTAAAACACTATCCCGACATGGCAGCCGGACTACTCCGTCAGGCGCAGAACGGCTCCCCTCATCCGGTGGTTTTCCGCAACAAGAGTTTGCTTAAATCGTGGTTGGAAAGCGGCGGTGACGTGAGAGGCATCCGACTGAAACTGGAGCCGGAGATTCACGCCTAAACATGATTCAGCAACTTTAATTCCGATGGGTTCGGAGTAAAAAAGTACTGCTGCGTCAAATAGACCTTATCAAACTTCCTCGCATAGTGGCGGATCATCGTCACAGGTATGATCAACGGGATTTTGCCGACCCGGTAATTGTTGATCATTGCCAACAATTCCTGCTTGTCCGCTCTGTCCAATTCCTGCTTGAAATATCCCATGGCGTGCATGAGCACATCCGCATTCTTCTTGGGTGTGGCCTGCAGAGCAAGAGACTTGAACAACAGTGTGGCGTACGTATCAAACACTTCATCAGTGTTGAAAACGGAACTCTCTCCAAGCAGCCTGCCAAGTTCGCGATATCCCCGAAGATCATGTGCTCGAATAAGCATCTTGTGACGAGTGTGAAAATCGACCAGATGCCCGATCTGTCGCCCCCTCTTTTCCATCTCGCGCCACCTGTGAAATACGAATACCCGACGAATGAAATTTTCTCGCAAGATGGGATTTTGCAACCGCTCGCTCGTTTCGACCGGGAGCAGGGGAAATTGCTCCATCACACGACGGGCAAAGAATCCGGTTCCCTTGCGGGGAGGCTTGCCGTCTGTGTTATAAATCTTTGCCTGACGAAGAGCGCATGATGGGGAGCCAGCCTTAAAGACGAAACCATTCAGGTCTTCTTCAACCAAACCGGGTAGCACCTTGTCGCACCACCTCTCTATCCGTTCGGTCCAGTCCTCAGCCGAATCCTGACCGATAAACCGGATCTCACCAGCACAGTCCACCTGGCGCATCTCTTCACGAGGCACCCCCATACCGCATGCCAGCTCGGGACACAGCGGTACGAACTCCACATATTTCACCAATACATCGGTCAGATACGGATCACGAGCGTGGCCTCGATCAAAGCGAACACGTTCTCCCAACACACAGGCACTGACACCGATCTTGATGCTCTCTGACATGGCAGCAACTCCCTATCCACTTGTTTGTTGCCAACGTATCACCGTCTGTGGACAACTAACAAGTATATTCCTTGGCTGGTTGCGACCATTCACCAAAATGACAAAAGCCGCCCGAAGGCGGCTTTCAAAAATTGTGAAGTTTAATGCGACTATGACGCCTTGGCCTGACTCCCTGGGCAGCAATTACAATGCGGCCCTTCTGCAGAATCATTTTCTACAGCCAGAATCTTGCCGGCAAGACCACAACACAGAACGACCTCGGAGCCACGCACACGAACGCGGCAGCCGGTAGGTCCTTCGGAAAGAACTTCCACCGGACAACCAGGCGTCATGCCCATGGCGAGCATTCGAGCTCTAGCACGCTGGCCGCCGTCAATGTCGGCCACGCGCACGATGGTTCCTTCCGGGTATTCAGTCAAAGGCTTTTTCGTCATGTTTCCCTCAAGGGTTGTGTTGAAGTTGAAAATAAGTATCATCCTCGCCCGTGTCAATGAGAGAAATGAAAAACAGGCACCTCACTATCACATTCAATAAAACGAATATGTTACAACAAAGGATCGAACTAATTTAGCCCCATAAGTAACATCAGACAAAAAGCTCATTATGATAAGATCAAGACTCATCACAATTCTCATCCATTCAAACATGCAGTAAATACAAGCAAGCAGCCCTTTCAAAGGCGATTTATACCTCTCTTTCTCATTGCCTTTTGGTCCATAACGTAATATACGATCAGCTTGTTTGGCGGGTGGCGGCGTTGCCTGGCCAGACGGAAAAACTGCTCGTTTTCTCCAACCTGAAAAAATGCCGTAACTTCAACTCCTTCCTGAGAGAGAATGCCCAAACGCACAGATATCAAGAAGATCATGTTGATCGGGTCTGGTCCTATTGTTATTGGACAGGCCTGCGAATTCGACTACTCCGGTACCCAGGCGCTTAAGGCGCTGAAAGAAGAAGGGTACGAGGTAGTTCTGGTCAACTCGAACCCGGCGTCTATTATGACTGACCCGG of the Pseudodesulfovibrio sp. zrk46 genome contains:
- a CDS encoding DUF523 and DUF1722 domain-containing protein, with the protein product MSESIKIGVSACVLGERVRFDRGHARDPYLTDVLVKYVEFVPLCPELACGMGVPREEMRQVDCAGEIRFIGQDSAEDWTERIERWCDKVLPGLVEEDLNGFVFKAGSPSCALRQAKIYNTDGKPPRKGTGFFARRVMEQFPLLPVETSERLQNPILRENFIRRVFVFHRWREMEKRGRQIGHLVDFHTRHKMLIRAHDLRGYRELGRLLGESSVFNTDEVFDTYATLLFKSLALQATPKKNADVLMHAMGYFKQELDRADKQELLAMINNYRVGKIPLIIPVTMIRHYARKFDKVYLTQQYFFTPNPSELKLLNHV
- a CDS encoding FeoA family protein, yielding MTKKPLTEYPEGTIVRVADIDGGQRARARMLAMGMTPGCPVEVLSEGPTGCRVRVRGSEVVLCCGLAGKILAVENDSAEGPHCNCCPGSQAKAS
- a CDS encoding U32 family peptidase — protein: MSKKHIPEIMAPAGDSASYLAAVAAGADAVYVGLKHFSARMQATNFSISELAQLASLGRDRGTKTYVAMNTLVKPGDVESAGRLIDRLQKTVKPYAIIAQDLAMVELAKQVGYQGEIHVSTLANLSHPAGLETAKKLGVNRVVVPRELNLDEVKLMAEACPKDMDLEIFVHGALCHCVSGRCYWSSYLGGKSGLRGRCVQPCRRLYTSDKSDAKRLFSCTDLSLDVLTKPLLSMPKVAAWKIEGRKKGPHYVYFTVRAYQMLRDNPNDAQAKKAAQELLEMALGRPTSHSTFLPQRPFQPIRPGEETASGHMVGEIKRDQKKLYFQPREQLNPGDVIRVGYEDLPGHRTIYVRRRVPKRGRMDIPFSKKPENNRIPTGTKVFLVDRRDPELNKLIKNLEGELDFFPAPESKESTFTPKWPKTASRSRLKAENITLFRNPPRGKIYGKTAFWLERHTIGKVARASVSRSQWWLPPVIWPDEDKRFRSLIREAVKKGAREFVINAPWQAAYFEDRKNVTLVAGPFCNATNRLSLNVLKNLGCSSAIITPELTEGDIFELAQNPPMPLGFVHKGLWPFGISRFLAESVRYEEAIKSPMKETLFVRKYGQNNWIYPGWELDLSGEFKRLERAGYKQFITMHEDWPRAVPRPKRTSTFNWKLQLL